Proteins encoded in a region of the Acomys russatus chromosome 14, mAcoRus1.1, whole genome shotgun sequence genome:
- the LOC127198757 gene encoding zinc finger protein 564-like, protein MFQDLVTFEDVTVDFTPDEWALLDTSQKNLYREVVGEIFTNLASVGERWDQNIEDWYRSQGRILSNHIVERLRDSKRGCRGEETFSQILDHDLKRTSAAGACSVCGIAFVPHSSRKPIGARARRVVHDYKCKQCETAFCRYPFQANDRTPSGDKPSECQGHEEALLSFTSLGEFVVTRTEGGPHKCNVCGKGLHYPSSLRIHERIHTGEKPYQCEQCGKAFSCWGSVRRHQRTHTGEKPYTCKECGKAFGSLSGLKGHMIRHTGGGPYKCQECGKVFNSPSALGKHERTHTGERPFLCKYCGKAFICSTSVRKHERTHTGEKPYECKRCGKAFISNSGLQGHMIRHTGVGPYKCKFCGKAFGSPSAVLRHESAHVV, encoded by the exons ATGTTTCAGGACTTAGTGACCTTCGAAGATGTGACCGTGGACTTCACTCCGGACGAGTGGGCTCTGCTGGATACTTCGCAGAAGAACCTGTACAGGGAAGTCGTCGGGGAAATCTTCACGAACTTGGCCTCTGTGG GGGAAAGATGGGACCAGAATATTGAAGACTGGTACAGAAGTCAGGGGAGAATCTTAAG taatcATATTGTGGAGAGACTCCGTGACAGCAAACGAGGTTGCCGTGGTGAGGAGACCTTCAGTCAGATTCTTGACCATGATCTGAAAAGGACAAGTGCTGCTGGAGCTTGTAGTGTGTGTGGAATAGCCTTCGTGCCTCATTCGTCCAGGAAGCCCATCGGTGCTCGTGCTCGACGGGTAGTACATGATTACAAATGTAAGCAGTGTGAGACAGCCTTTTGTCGTTACCCTTTCCAAGCCAATGACCGGACTCCCAGTGGAGACAAACCCTCGGAGTGTCAGGGGCACGAGGAAGCCCTCCTTTCTTTTACTAGCCTCGGGGAATTCGTTGTAACTCGGACCGAAGGTGGACCCCATAAATGTAACGTGTGTGGAAAAGGTTTGCACTATCCCAGCTCACTTAGAATCCATGAAAGgattcacacaggagagaagccttaTCAGTGTGAACAGTGTGGAAAAGCCTTCAGTTGTTGGGGCTCAGTTCGAAGACATCAGAGGACTCACACTGGCGAGAAACCCTACACGTGTaaagagtgtgggaaagccttcggTTCTCTCTCAGGCCTTAAAGGACATATGATCAGGCACACTGGAGGTGGACCTTACAAATGTCAGGAGTGTGGAAAAGTCTTTAACTCGCCCAGTGCACTTGGCAAACACGAAAGAACTCACACGGGAGAGAGACCTTTTTTGTGTAAATACTGTGGGAAGGCTTTCATTTGTTCAACCTCAGTTCGAAAACATGAAAGGAcgcacactggagagaaaccctatgagtgtaagcgatgtgggaaagccttcattTCTAACTCAGGCCTTCAAGGACATATGATCAGGCACACTGGTGTTGGGccttataaatgtaaattttgtgGGAAAGCCTTTGGCTCCCCCAGTGCGGTTCTAAGGCATGAAAGCGCTCATGTTGTATAG